The Halalkalibacter krulwichiae genome has a segment encoding these proteins:
- a CDS encoding BrxA/BrxB family bacilliredoxin yields the protein MQFNFFMNDVVNTARQEMVEAGYEQLQTTEEVDTALSKEGTTLVMINSVCGCAGGIARPAAAYMKNYETRPDRFVTVFAGQDKEATAKAREYFTGYAPSSPSFALLKDGKIMTMVERFEIEGHEPIQVVQKLEKAFDEYCK from the coding sequence ATGCAATTTAATTTCTTTATGAATGATGTTGTGAACACAGCGCGTCAAGAAATGGTAGAAGCAGGATATGAGCAGCTACAAACAACTGAGGAAGTAGATACAGCCTTATCAAAAGAAGGAACAACACTTGTTATGATCAACTCAGTATGTGGCTGTGCAGGTGGAATCGCACGTCCAGCAGCGGCTTACATGAAAAATTATGAGACAAGACCAGATCGTTTTGTAACAGTGTTTGCAGGGCAAGATAAGGAAGCAACAGCTAAAGCTCGAGAATACTTCACAGGCTATGCACCATCTTCTCCGTCATTTGCACTCCTAAAAGACGGAAAGATCATGACAATGGTTGAACGTTTTGAAATTGAAGGTCATGAGCCGATTCAAGTCGTTCAGAAACTAGAGAAAGCATTTGATGAATATTGTAAATAA
- a CDS encoding metal ABC transporter solute-binding protein, Zn/Mn family, whose translation MRKLSSIFAFLLVLTVFLAACGGNEQEEQQSTTEDVDQESMEVLEIYTTIFPLEDFANKIGGEFVNVTNLVPVGADAHTFEPTAREMISVAEADAFIYNGAGLEGFVDALVETVDGESIAIVTASEGIDLLDYDHDHNHDEHAHEEEHDHDHNHDEHAHEEEHDHDHNHDEHAHDHDEDPHVWLDPILSITLAENIKNVLIELMPEQEDFFSANFEEVKTELEVIDQEFQAMVDAAEKDTFLVSHAGYGYWEDRYDIVQIGISGISPTNEPSQRQIQDIIELADQYGLEYVMFEQNIPTKIAEVVKGEVGAEALYLHNLEALVQEDVENGEDYFSLMRKNIKALETALQ comes from the coding sequence ATGAGAAAATTATCTAGTATATTCGCTTTTTTACTTGTTCTTACAGTGTTTCTTGCCGCTTGTGGTGGAAATGAGCAAGAAGAACAACAGTCAACAACCGAGGATGTTGATCAAGAGTCAATGGAGGTATTGGAAATTTATACAACAATATTTCCGTTAGAAGACTTCGCTAATAAAATTGGTGGAGAATTCGTTAATGTAACAAATCTTGTTCCGGTTGGTGCAGACGCACATACATTTGAACCTACAGCCAGAGAAATGATTAGTGTTGCTGAAGCTGATGCGTTTATTTATAATGGTGCAGGACTTGAAGGGTTTGTAGATGCTTTAGTTGAAACGGTGGATGGTGAGAGCATAGCCATCGTCACAGCATCAGAAGGAATCGATTTACTTGATTATGATCACGATCATAATCATGATGAGCATGCACATGAAGAAGAGCATGATCACGATCATAATCATGATGAGCATGCACATGAAGAAGAGCATGATCACGATCATAATCATGATGAGCATGCACATGACCATGATGAAGATCCACATGTATGGCTAGATCCAATTCTTTCTATTACTCTTGCAGAGAATATTAAGAACGTATTAATTGAATTAATGCCTGAACAAGAAGATTTCTTCTCAGCTAATTTTGAAGAGGTTAAAACAGAATTAGAAGTGATTGATCAAGAATTTCAAGCGATGGTAGATGCGGCAGAGAAAGATACTTTCTTAGTATCTCACGCAGGTTATGGGTATTGGGAAGACCGTTATGACATTGTGCAAATTGGGATCTCGGGTATTTCACCAACAAATGAACCTTCACAGCGTCAAATTCAGGATATTATTGAATTAGCTGATCAATACGGCCTAGAATATGTGATGTTTGAACAAAATATTCCAACAAAAATAGCTGAGGTTGTAAAAGGGGAAGTAGGGGCAGAAGCTCTTTATCTTCATAATCTTGAAGCACTTGTACAGGAAGATGTTGAAAATGGCGAAGATTACTTTAGTTTAATGAGAAAAAACATTAAAGCATTGGAAACAGCACTTCAATAA